The following is a genomic window from uncultured Tolumonas sp..
GATGCTTTTTAATAGGGAAATTTTCAATTTTTTTGATGTTTTAATGCAATATGTGGATTGTCTGTTGGTATTAAATCGGAGAAGATAGCGCCAAGAATCAAAGGTCATAAATTCCTTTGCAAAATGCAAAAAATTTACAGATCTGAGATTCGTATGGTCATTTTATGTGCCATACTATCTGGGCTTGAAGCCATCCTAATAAAGTCAAAGGAGTTATCATGAACAAGTATCAAGTACTGCTGGGCACCATCGCTCTGAGCTCAACCCTGCTGGTTGGTTGTGCAAACACTTCTAAAATCGAATCTGACGTTCAGACCCTGACTGGTAAAGTTGACCAGCTGGCTACTGAAGTTGGTTCAATCAAAGACGGTCAGAGCAAACTGGCTGCTGACGTTGCTGACGCTAAAGCAGAAGCTGCTCGCGCTAACGCACGTCTGGACAACCTGGCAACTCATTACAAGAAATAATTATTTCTTGATGATGAACCCTCTGATGTGGCACTGCTCTTGCGGTGCCTCATCATTTTTGGGCCTTCTGAATATCCCATTTCTTGTTTCTGCGTCTATTTCCCTGTTGTAACCTCTCTCGCTTACCTGTCATCGAGTTCAACATCTTTGTCTTTTGCTAATAGCCAATAGAACAATTATGCGCAACGCATAGTCTGACCTTCAGTGATTTTTCAACTTATAGGGCTATTTTCACGGACAGTGAGTAAGGTTGGTTTACTGGCTTTTTGATTTTCAGAAAAAGCAGACAGCAGACGTTGTAGCCCGATAAAGCTGAACAGCAAAATGCCAATAATAATTTTGGTCCACCATGAACTCAGGGTGCCATCAAAATTGATGTATGTTTGTATCAGTCCTTGAATCAAGACACCAAACAATGACCCCAAAACCGTGCCAACCCCGCCGCTAAGCAATGTTCCACCGATAACGACAGCAGCAATTGCATCCAGTTCTACGCCCACGGCAGCCAAGGGATAACCGGCTGAAGTGTAGATGGCAAAAATAATACCGGCTAGGGTCGCCATAGTGGTGGATAACATATAGATGCCAATCGTTGTGTAACGAATTGAGATCCCCATCAGTTCTGCAGAAGTCGCATTACCGCCAACCGCATAGACGTTATTGCCAAAACGAGTTCGGGTTGCCAGTACGATGCCGATACTAACGACAATCAGCATGATAATAGCCAACAGACTTAAGCGACCACCACCGATGATATGCCACGACATGCGGGAAAGTGCACTAAAAGCGGGATCATTAATCGGTAACGATTGTTCAGAAATGAGAAAACTGGTGCCACGTAAAAAGAACATACCCGCCAGTGTGATAATAAACGCCGGTATTTTTAATGTATCAATTAACCATCCCATAAAGGCGCCAAAACAAGCACCCATAATGAGAATAATGGGGATCGCAAATTGCGGTGCAATGGCCCAGTCACCAAGCATTTTCGCCAGAAATACCCCGGTAAATGCGATAACGGCACCAACTGACAGATCTATCCCGCCGGATAAAATAACAAACGTCATGCCAACGGCAACGATACCGAGGAAGGCATTATCCGTCAGGATATTGCACACGATCCGGGTTGATAGAAAGGCCGGAAAAGACAATAAGCAAATCAGATAGCCAATGATGAAAACACTGATGGTGATCACCAAGGATAAATTGCGTTTAAGCATGATGATGACCTCTTTTTATGAAACGAAGGATGGCTGGCGATTGCAAGATCAAGACAAACAGCACAACAGCCGCTTTGACGATCAAATTCCATTGCGGTTGGTAGCCTGATAAGAGAATGCCGGTATTTACTCCCTGAATAATGAGCGTGCCGATAAGCGAGAGCAGCAAATTAAACCGTCCGCCCATGAGTGATGTTCCGCCAATGACCACCGCCAGAATGGCGTCCATTTCCAGCCACAAACCCGCATTATTAGCATCTGCACCACGGATATCCGCTGCCACAATGATCCCTGCCAGCGCCGCCAGAATACCGCTCAGAATATAAGTTGCTATCACGACCATCGGTGTATTCACGCCGGCATTTTTTGCAGCGCGGATGTTGATCCCAACCGCTTCAATGAATAAGCCTAAAGCCGTTTTTTTCGTGAGTAACCAGATAAGACCGGCGGCCAGTATCGTAATGATGATGGGGGTTGGTACAAATAAGAATGAGCCGTTACCAAACCAGGCTAGCGCGGCATTATTGAAGGTAATGATTTGACCTTCGGTAATGAGTTGCGCAATGCCGCGGCCTGCCACCATCAATATCAAAGTGGCGACAATCGGTTGCATTTTTAATACGGCGACTAAACAGCCGTTCCAGAGGCCACAGAGTGCACCCACACTCAGAGTGGTCAGCAAAATGACAGGCAGTGAGTAGTTAGCGGCCATACTGGCCAAGGTGGCACCACTAATTGCCATGATGGCACCGACAGACAGATCAATCCCGCCCGTGGCAATCACCAGAGTCATGCCGATAGAGAGTAAGGCAACAGGTGCGCAGCGGTTTAATATATCAATCAAACTGCCAAATAAACGACCATCTTGCAGGTGAATGGAGAAAAAGTTATCGGCCACTAAATTGTTTATCAGTAACACTAATATTAAAGCGGCGAACTGGGCGCTACCTTTCGGCAGACCTTTTTTCAAGGTCGGAATTTTTTCCGACAACGGTAAAATAGAGGGGATCATTTTTATGCAGTCCTCACATCGCGATTGCTTTCATGATGGCGGGAACAGAAAGTTCTTCTGTCGGAATTTCTGCTACTTGTTTTCTGTCTCTCAGCACGACCACTCGATCGGCATAACCAACCAACTCTTCCAGTTCTGATGAGATAACCAGTAAAGCCAGACCATTCGCGCAGAGTGATTCGATCAACCGGATAATTTCCGCATGCGCCCCGACATCAATACCGCGGGTTGGTTCATCAAGAATTAGAAATTGTGGTTTTGTTAGTAACCAGCGAGCCAGCAGCACTTTTTGTTGATTACCGCCGGACAAAAACTGAATTGCTTGTTCCGGGCTGGGTGTTTTGATTCCCAGTTGTTGAATAAAACGTGCAGCAATATTGTCCTGTTCTTTCTTGGGTATTAAACGTAGCCACCCCCGTTGGGCTTGTAGCGCCAGAATAATATTTTCACGCACAGATGCTGCGGCGATGATGCCATCCGTTTTACGATCTTCCGGGCAAAAACCAAAACCGGCCGCGGAGGCTTGTCGGGCGGAACGGATACTGACAGTGTTATTGTTGACACGGCATTCACCAGAATCGGTTGGTGTCATGCCGAAAATGACTTGTGCGGTTTCTGTGCGGCCAGACCCAAGTAAACCGGCTAGACCGACAATTTCACCGGGCATTACCTCCAGATCAAATGGCTCGATGATCCCTTTTTTGCTGTAACCTTTGAAAGATACTACGGGGTTATTACTGTGTAAGGTGCGGCCGGCTCGCTTCAGGGCATTGTCTTCCAGTTCCCGGCCCAGCATCATCTTAACCAGTTCAATCTGATCCAATTCCGCAGTCACACGGGTTCCTACCAGTTCACCATTGCGCAGGACAGTGATGCGATCGGATACTTCATAGACCTGATCCAGAAAATGCGTGATGAATATCAGGCTAATACCCTGCGCCCGTAAATCACGCATGATGTTGAACAACATTTTCACTTCATTGGTATCAAGGCTTGCGGTGGGCTCATCAAGAATGAGTATTTTGGCTGAAAGGGCAACGGCTCTGGCAATCGCGACAATTTGTTGCATGGCAACGGAATAGTGACTGAGTGGCAGCGTAACATCCATGTCAAAACCATAACTGCGCATGATTTTGCTGGCATCACGAAGCATTTTTTTTCGGTCAATTAAGAGAAATTTTTTGGGTTCGCGGCCTATAAATAAGTTATCGGCTACGGACATGTTGGGTAATAAATTAACTTCCTGATAAACGGTACCGATACCCAGTTGCTGCGCATGTGCGGTGTTGGCCGGGTTTATCATTTCGCCATCAAAACAAATTGTGCCTGAATCCCGAGGATAAACACCGGTTAACGTTTTGACTAAGGTCGATTTACCCGCCCCATTTTCTCCCAGCAATGCCATGATTTCGCCCCGTTTCAGCGAAAAATCAACATTATGTAAGGCCCTGACCCCAGGGAATGTTTTACAAATTCCCTTAATATCCAAAACAGCATCATTATCCGGATGTATATTGTTCATATGTGCTCCATGAACAGAACACCATATAAAATCATTCATATGGTGTTCTTATGTGAAATCAATATGGAATTTTATTGCTACTGTTAATAGCCCATATTTTTTTTCAATTCATACTGTTCTTTGGCATTGTCTGGTTGGAATAGTTTTGATTCTGTTTTGATATTTTTAGGTGGTGCGATACCTTTATCTTTATAAGAAATCAGTGCATCAAAAGCAGGTCCAGCCATATTCGGTGTTAACTCAACAGAGGCATTTGATTCGCCTGCTAACATGGCTTTAAAAATATCAGGTACGCCGTCAATAGAGATGATTTTAATATCTTTGCCTGGTTTTAATCCGGCTTCTTTTATCGCCTGAATGGCACCAATAGCCATGTCGTCATTATGGGCATAGACAGCGCAGATATTTTTCCCGTTATTCTCTGCTTTGATAAAGCTTTCCATGACTTCTTTACCCTTGCTGCGGGTGAAATCACCGGATTGGGTACGTATGATTTTAATATTGGCGGTGTTGGCTATCCCATCCTGGAAGCCTTTTTTACGATCTAATGCAACGCTGGCACCTACGGTACCTTGCAGTTCAACCACATTACATTGCTTACCATTCATACTATCTATCAGCCATTTAGCCGCTACATTGCCTTCATGAACGCTATCGGCGGCAACACCTGTCATAAACAGAGAGTCATCTTTGGTGGTAATATTACGGTCTAACAGGAATACAGGAATATTAGCCTCTTTAGCTTCTTCCAAAACAGGATCCCATCCGGTTTGTACCACGGGGGCAATGAATATAGCGTCAACACCCTGTGCAATGAATGAACGGATGGCCTTGATTTGGTTCTCTTGTTTTTGCTGTGCATCAGCTATTTTCAACGTAATACCGCGTTTAGCGGCTTCCATTTTAGATACCGATGTTTCAGCCGCGCGCCAGCCGGATTCAGAACCTATTTGTGAAAAACCTACTGTCATTGATGCAGAATAAACGCTACCTGAAATCAAAATGGCACTGACTAACGATAATTTCTTAAACATATTAGCTCCTACTTGATTGGACCATATGGCCATTGACGTTGGAAACCATTTTATTATTTCAAGTGAGATTAGATGGTTATTGAAAACAAGAGGAGATATGCATCACACTACTCAGGCCGTAGCATAATAATTCATAAAAATAGCAAAAGATGACATATTAACAACCAAGGTATACATTTTAATTGCGGCTATTAAATGAGAGTGATTTTGCGTTGTTTTATAAGAAAGATGATTTTATATGAGGCGATTAAATACATAGAGATATTTATTGTCAGTAATGTGAAATGAAAGGTTAAATTAAATCTACAGATAAACTGTAAGCGGTGAAAATAAATAGAAATAATTTTAAGCGGACAAATAAAAACCCCGCCGCAGCGAGGTTTGAAGGCAATCTGCAAAAATTAATTAGTTTGCGGATTGATCTGAGTCGGTAAACCCGTGCGGTCTTCCAATATTTGCTTAACTACATGCGAATCAGTATCTGCTTTCGCAATGAAGTGGCCGATGCCAGCGGTCATTGGTAATGAAGCTTGTTCAGTTGAGTTGAGTTCTTCCATGGTGCGTGACAGTGGCTCATGCACTTCCAGATAACGACGACCATCCGGCTCTTGGGTCGCTTTCACAGGTTGGTTGATGAATTGCACGCGAGTGCCGACAGGCACGACGCTGAACAGATGTTTGATATCGTCATTGCGCAGACGAATACAACCGTGGCTAACACGCAGACCGATACCAAAACTGGCGTTGGTGCCGTGAATGGCATACAGGTTACCAACATACAGCGCAAACAGACCCATTGGGTTTTCCGGGCCGGCAGGAACTACGGCAGGCAACGGTTCGCCCATGGCAGCATATTCTTTATGCACTTTCGCGGTTGGGGTCCAGGTTGGGTTGGCTTGTTTCCGTTGCACTGAGGTGATCCAGTTTTCCGGGGTATCTTTACCCAGCTGACCAATACCGACTGGCAGGACTTCGACAGTTTTTTTGCCTTTCGGATAATAATACAGACGCATTTCTGCCACGTTGATGACGATACCTTCGTGCGGGGTATCCGGCAGGATCAGCTGCTGTGGAATGATCAGCGTGCTGCCTGGTTTTGGCAGGTAAGGATCAACACCATGGTTGGCTTCCATCATGCCACTCAGGCCGATCTGATATTTGGCAGCGATCGCTTCCAGTGGTTGTTTGCTATCAGCAGGGACAACATACTCAATATTCTGGCCAACTAAGCGGCTGTTTGCTGCTGGCAACGGGTATTCAACGGCCGACGCTGACAGGCTGGTCAGGGTCAGACCACACAGCAGAGCCGGAATGGCATTGCGCATGATGTTCATAAGGGTCCTGTAATTGTTACTTGATTCAAGCTAATTGAGTTAGTTTGGCTATTTATCGGTTTTGTTTTTTACATGCTCAGTGTATTGGTCAGAGTGAGGGTGTGACCAAGATGCGCATTTTTGCCCTGTCTGCGTAATATTTCAACTTTATGATGCAAATCACTGCAAAAAGTCATGCTATCGGATTGTTGGCCGGCTAAATAATCGATTTTTCCGAAGATTGTGCCCAAACGAATAGTGATGAGCGGTCGCTTTCCTCTATTATCGATATCATCGCAGCGCAGTTTAGACACAGGTAGCAGGCATGTTCAGGGTTTATCACTCCAATCAGCTGGATGTTCTAAAAAGTCTGTTAGCACATCTCATTCAATTGTCACCGCTGCAACCAGCATTGGCAGCAGAAACTATTCTGGTACAAAGCCCCGGCATGGCGCAGTGGCTGAAACAAGCACTGGCACACGATCTGGGTGTGGCGGCGAATATCGTGTTTCCGCTGCCATCGAGTTTTATCTGGCAGATGTTTCATCAGGTTCTGCCGGAAGTGCCGAAAGAAAATCCGTATACCAAACCCGCGATGTTGTGGCGACTGATGCAATTGTTACCACAATGCATGGATGAAGCACTGTTTGCCCCGCTGGCCGGTTATCTGGCGCAAGACGATGACGGCCGGCGTTGTTATCAGTTGTGCCAGCGCATTGCTGACTTGTTCGACCAATATCTGGTTTATCGGCCGGACTGGATTGTTGATTGGGAACAAGGCGGCGCGTTAGGCGCAGAAGCGCAGCCGTGGCAGCCGGTGTTATGGCGTAAATTGGTGGCATTGACCGAACAGCAAGCCAGCCATCTGCACCGTGTTAACTTGTTCTCGAGCTTTATCAACACGCTAAAAGCCGGTAAACCGAAAGCGGTGCTGCCGCAGCGATTGTTTGTGTTTGGTATCTCCTCATTGCCGCCGCATTATCTGGAAGCACTGATGGCGCTGGGAGAGCATTGTGAAGTGCATCTGCTGCTCACCAATCCGTGCCGCTATTACTGGGGCGATCTGCAGGAAGAGAATCAGCTCAACCGGCGGGTGCTGAATAACTTGCTGGCGCAGCGCCGTGAACGCTGGCAACAGGCGGAATTGCAGCAGCCACTCTTACCCGAGACCGAATTAGCACGGCTGTTCAGCGATGACGGCGAACAGCAGGGCAACCCGTTATTGGTGTCGCTGGGCAAACAGGGGCGTGATTATCTGGCGCTGCTGGCGGAAATCAGTGCAGCAGAAATTGATGCCTTTGCGGAGATCAACAGTGATAGCCTGTTGCATCTGATGCAGCAAGATCTGCTGGAGCTGCAAGATGGCACCCGTATCAAGCCGAAACGAAATGTGACTTTAGATGACCGATCGCTGGTGCTGCATGGTTGTCACAGCCCATTGCGGGAAGTGGAAGTGCTGCACGACCAACTGCTGCAACGCTTTGATGCTGACTCAAACCTGACCCCAAAAGATATCGTGGTGATGGTGGCAGATATCAACCGCTACGGCCCCTATATCCAAGCGGTGTTCGGCAGTGCTGCCGGTGAGCGTTATATTCCGTTTTCGATCTCTGACCGTTCGGCAACGCAGGAAAACCCGTTACTGCAAAGTTTCCTGATCTTGCTGTCGCTACCGAGTTTACGCTGTACTGCGACCGAGTTGCTGGAATTGCTGGCGGTGCCCGCGCTGCTAAAACGCTTCGGGCTGGCGGAAAGCGATCTGACCACACTGCGCCGCTGGGCGCTGGAGTCGGGTGTGCGCTGGGGGCTGGCGCCGGCCGATGGTGAGCGCTTTGAGTTACCGCCGCGTGAGCGGCATACCTGGTCGTTTGGTCTGGAACGGATGCTGCTTGGTTTTGCCAGTGGCAACGAA
Proteins encoded in this region:
- the ytfT gene encoding galactofuranose ABC transporter, ATP-binding protein YtfT is translated as MIPSILPLSEKIPTLKKGLPKGSAQFAALILVLLINNLVADNFFSIHLQDGRLFGSLIDILNRCAPVALLSIGMTLVIATGGIDLSVGAIMAISGATLASMAANYSLPVILLTTLSVGALCGLWNGCLVAVLKMQPIVATLILMVAGRGIAQLITEGQIITFNNAALAWFGNGSFLFVPTPIIITILAAGLIWLLTKKTALGLFIEAVGINIRAAKNAGVNTPMVVIATYILSGILAALAGIIVAADIRGADANNAGLWLEMDAILAVVIGGTSLMGGRFNLLLSLIGTLIIQGVNTGILLSGYQPQWNLIVKAAVVLFVLILQSPAILRFIKRGHHHA
- the yjfF gene encoding galactofuranose ABC transporter, permease protein YjfF; amino-acid sequence: MLKRNLSLVITISVFIIGYLICLLSFPAFLSTRIVCNILTDNAFLGIVAVGMTFVILSGGIDLSVGAVIAFTGVFLAKMLGDWAIAPQFAIPIILIMGACFGAFMGWLIDTLKIPAFIITLAGMFFLRGTSFLISEQSLPINDPAFSALSRMSWHIIGGGRLSLLAIIMLIVVSIGIVLATRTRFGNNVYAVGGNATSAELMGISIRYTTIGIYMLSTTMATLAGIIFAIYTSAGYPLAAVGVELDAIAAVVIGGTLLSGGVGTVLGSLFGVLIQGLIQTYINFDGTLSSWWTKIIIGILLFSFIGLQRLLSAFSENQKASKPTLLTVRENSPIS
- the ytfQ gene encoding galactofuranose ABC transporter, galactofuranose-binding protein YtfQ — protein: MFKKLSLVSAILISGSVYSASMTVGFSQIGSESGWRAAETSVSKMEAAKRGITLKIADAQQKQENQIKAIRSFIAQGVDAIFIAPVVQTGWDPVLEEAKEANIPVFLLDRNITTKDDSLFMTGVAADSVHEGNVAAKWLIDSMNGKQCNVVELQGTVGASVALDRKKGFQDGIANTANIKIIRTQSGDFTRSKGKEVMESFIKAENNGKNICAVYAHNDDMAIGAIQAIKEAGLKPGKDIKIISIDGVPDIFKAMLAGESNASVELTPNMAGPAFDALISYKDKGIAPPKNIKTESKLFQPDNAKEQYELKKNMGY
- the ytfR gene encoding galactofuranose ABC transporter, ATP-binding protein YtfR, which translates into the protein MNNIHPDNDAVLDIKGICKTFPGVRALHNVDFSLKRGEIMALLGENGAGKSTLVKTLTGVYPRDSGTICFDGEMINPANTAHAQQLGIGTVYQEVNLLPNMSVADNLFIGREPKKFLLIDRKKMLRDASKIMRSYGFDMDVTLPLSHYSVAMQQIVAIARAVALSAKILILDEPTASLDTNEVKMLFNIMRDLRAQGISLIFITHFLDQVYEVSDRITVLRNGELVGTRVTAELDQIELVKMMLGRELEDNALKRAGRTLHSNNPVVSFKGYSKKGIIEPFDLEVMPGEIVGLAGLLGSGRTETAQVIFGMTPTDSGECRVNNNTVSIRSARQASAAGFGFCPEDRKTDGIIAAASVRENIILALQAQRGWLRLIPKKEQDNIAARFIQQLGIKTPSPEQAIQFLSGGNQQKVLLARWLLTKPQFLILDEPTRGIDVGAHAEIIRLIESLCANGLALLVISSELEELVGYADRVVVLRDRKQVAEIPTEELSVPAIMKAIAM
- a CDS encoding L,D-transpeptidase family protein is translated as MNIMRNAIPALLCGLTLTSLSASAVEYPLPAANSRLVGQNIEYVVPADSKQPLEAIAAKYQIGLSGMMEANHGVDPYLPKPGSTLIIPQQLILPDTPHEGIVINVAEMRLYYYPKGKKTVEVLPVGIGQLGKDTPENWITSVQRKQANPTWTPTAKVHKEYAAMGEPLPAVVPAGPENPMGLFALYVGNLYAIHGTNASFGIGLRVSHGCIRLRNDDIKHLFSVVPVGTRVQFINQPVKATQEPDGRRYLEVHEPLSRTMEELNSTEQASLPMTAGIGHFIAKADTDSHVVKQILEDRTGLPTQINPQTN
- a CDS encoding Lpp/OprI family alanine-zipper lipoprotein → MNKYQVLLGTIALSSTLLVGCANTSKIESDVQTLTGKVDQLATEVGSIKDGQSKLAADVADAKAEAARANARLDNLATHYKK